In Desulfosediminicola ganghwensis, a single window of DNA contains:
- a CDS encoding cation-translocating P-type ATPase: MMNRLHHISHLSPDEVFQHLNSRPTGLRQEEVEERLAHVGQNRFDRPDRWKNVRSLVHQFTNFFTLLLLLSALICLVAHHVNPGESMDVLGWALLGVALINAMFSFIQEYRAEKAMEALKHFLPQLVEVRRENRLVRENAWQIVPGDVVLLAEGDKIPADMRLVDTNRLKVDNSPLTGESLPCDVSAEISSTEYGDHANVAYAGCSVVRGSGTGVVFATGIRTEFGKVAHLSQTIRRVRSPLERKTAHMVRVLTIIACTMGGSFFFYGLLTGKPLWTNLVFMMGIIVANVPEGLLPTFTLSLAIGSLRMARKNVLVKSLNAVEALGAVHVICSDKTGTLTMNRLTITSLLDPFTGEVLEGVERKGLLRMALAASEVRRSESELLGDPLDVAVAMLCEDAGLAVAEVESAVRHRFAFDVEKRRSGGILQHKVGWIFVVKGAFEAIAPMLDRECSREMVSRAEGVMQDMASRGLRVITVAWRRLSPEALAGIRGGEDFDQEQLEHGLALAGFIGLEDPVRPGVEEAVATCRKAGIDVILITGDHPETATALARKIGLVGDGGTGETCLTGDILKKLSTSRLTEKLRQGVRIFARTTPAQKMKIVTALQKMEKVVAMTGDGVNDAPALKAADVGIAMGLKGTEVARESAQIILLDDNFSSIVAGIEEGRTIFQNIGKFTNYVLVSNGPEILPYLLYIVLPVPLALNVIQILSIDLGTDIIPSMALGQEPPSTEVMERPPQDLAQGLLTPGLLIHSYLFLGLLEGAWSLFLFFYVLVEGGWRYGVELPTDSALYRSATGIALSTILLMQIGNLLGRRYTLRSGLDKGIFTNILIVSGILIQVVFSWATLYWPPLQKILSTGPVSGRVYALAWLGILIIFGADYIRKRFVARNG; this comes from the coding sequence ATGATGAATCGTCTTCACCATATTTCCCACCTGTCGCCTGACGAGGTATTTCAGCATCTGAACAGCAGGCCGACAGGACTTCGTCAAGAAGAAGTGGAAGAACGGCTCGCCCATGTCGGCCAGAACCGTTTTGATCGTCCCGACAGGTGGAAAAACGTCAGGAGTCTTGTCCACCAGTTCACCAATTTTTTCACGCTGCTGTTGTTGCTTTCCGCATTGATCTGTCTGGTCGCTCATCATGTCAATCCCGGTGAGAGCATGGATGTGCTGGGCTGGGCGCTCTTAGGAGTGGCGCTTATAAACGCCATGTTCAGCTTTATCCAGGAGTACCGGGCGGAAAAGGCCATGGAGGCGCTCAAACACTTCCTGCCGCAGCTGGTCGAGGTGCGTCGGGAAAACCGTTTGGTGCGGGAAAATGCCTGGCAGATTGTTCCCGGAGATGTGGTGCTGCTTGCCGAGGGTGACAAGATCCCGGCCGATATGCGACTCGTGGACACCAACCGCCTGAAAGTGGATAATTCTCCCCTTACCGGTGAGTCGCTGCCATGCGATGTCAGCGCGGAAATATCATCTACGGAGTATGGAGACCATGCCAACGTCGCCTATGCCGGCTGTTCGGTGGTGCGAGGTTCCGGCACGGGGGTAGTGTTCGCCACCGGCATCCGCACGGAATTCGGCAAAGTGGCACATCTTTCCCAGACCATTCGGCGGGTGAGGTCTCCGCTGGAGCGCAAGACCGCGCACATGGTCAGGGTGTTGACTATTATCGCCTGCACCATGGGGGGCTCCTTCTTTTTTTACGGGCTGTTGACCGGTAAACCCTTGTGGACCAACCTGGTGTTCATGATGGGTATTATCGTGGCCAATGTGCCGGAGGGGTTGCTGCCGACCTTTACCCTGTCGCTCGCCATCGGCAGCCTGCGCATGGCCAGAAAAAACGTGTTGGTGAAAAGCCTCAACGCCGTCGAGGCGCTTGGGGCGGTCCATGTCATCTGTTCGGACAAGACCGGCACTCTGACCATGAACAGGCTGACTATTACCAGCCTGCTTGATCCCTTTACCGGAGAGGTTCTCGAGGGAGTAGAGCGCAAGGGATTGCTACGAATGGCCCTGGCGGCTTCCGAGGTGCGACGGAGCGAGTCGGAACTTCTCGGTGACCCTTTGGATGTGGCGGTGGCCATGCTGTGCGAGGACGCGGGACTTGCTGTTGCCGAGGTCGAGTCGGCCGTCCGGCACAGATTTGCCTTTGATGTGGAAAAACGGCGATCCGGCGGTATCCTGCAGCATAAAGTCGGCTGGATATTCGTGGTTAAGGGAGCGTTCGAGGCCATCGCGCCGATGCTGGACCGGGAATGTAGCCGGGAGATGGTGAGCAGGGCAGAGGGCGTCATGCAGGATATGGCTTCCCGGGGGTTGCGGGTTATTACAGTCGCCTGGCGGCGGCTAAGCCCGGAAGCTCTCGCCGGAATACGGGGTGGGGAGGACTTTGACCAGGAGCAGTTGGAGCATGGCCTTGCCCTGGCCGGCTTTATCGGCCTTGAGGACCCGGTGCGGCCGGGGGTGGAGGAGGCTGTCGCCACCTGCCGAAAGGCAGGAATCGACGTCATCCTGATCACCGGCGATCATCCGGAAACCGCCACCGCCCTGGCGCGAAAGATCGGACTGGTGGGCGATGGTGGCACGGGGGAAACCTGCCTTACCGGTGATATTCTCAAAAAGCTTTCCACGAGCCGGCTTACCGAGAAGCTACGGCAGGGCGTGCGTATTTTCGCCAGGACCACACCGGCGCAGAAAATGAAGATCGTCACCGCCTTGCAGAAGATGGAAAAGGTGGTGGCCATGACCGGTGACGGGGTCAATGACGCTCCGGCTCTGAAGGCTGCCGATGTAGGTATCGCCATGGGGTTGAAGGGGACCGAGGTGGCAAGGGAATCGGCGCAGATCATCCTGCTTGACGACAACTTTTCCTCCATAGTGGCCGGTATCGAGGAGGGGCGAACAATCTTCCAGAACATCGGGAAATTCACCAATTATGTGCTGGTGAGCAATGGCCCGGAAATCCTGCCTTACCTGCTCTATATCGTCCTGCCGGTACCGTTGGCCCTAAACGTCATACAGATTCTCTCCATCGATCTCGGCACCGATATCATCCCTTCCATGGCACTGGGCCAGGAGCCGCCATCGACCGAAGTGATGGAGCGGCCGCCGCAAGATCTCGCTCAGGGGTTGCTGACACCGGGACTGCTGATTCACAGTTATCTGTTTCTCGGCCTGCTGGAGGGAGCGTGGTCGCTTTTTTTATTTTTCTATGTGCTCGTTGAAGGCGGCTGGCGCTATGGGGTCGAGCTGCCCACCGATTCAGCGCTCTATCGCTCGGCCACCGGCATTGCCCTTTCGACCATCCTGCTGATGCAGATCGGCAACCTCCTCGGCCGCCGTTATACCCTGCGCTCCGGGCTCGACAAGGGGATTTTTACAAATATTCTGATCGTGTCAGGTATCCTCATTCAGGTGGTCTTCTCATGGGCGACCCTGTATTGGCCGCCGCTGCAGAAAATTTTGAGTACCGGCCCAGTCAGCGGGCGGGTCTATGCCCTTGCCTGGCTGGGCATCCTCATAATCTTCGGTGCGGACTATATCCGCAAACGGTTTGTTGCCCGAAACGGCTAA
- a CDS encoding NRAMP family divalent metal transporter: MPVKYVRYAREMGPAWIISAVACGPATLASVAIAGVSYGYQLLWVVILSAVFGTTAQYLAARVGILEGQGIIAATEKHLGKRWAWVLTVDALLATWLAAMVLMSALSGITSLVTGVDTPFWGMLYGILISVFLVRKGYRKFETLCKILVIFVVACFVATLFMAELSLPGIVQGLRPNLPGGLNAAMMMAAIMGGAVHVTIIGMHTYNTNARGWKQSELSLARFDTFTSMGLALGLYSVAIFLVAAAVLHPNGIAVTSATDAALALKPFLGDNAMKIFMIGLWCATLTTLSPTFMAGAYFISDKMGWELDVRDKRFAAAIIAGCLVSMLGPFVKGGFFLLLPLMLALGLTGTPLIIAIILYLLNRSDVSLRNSALLNLMGGLTLLVTSFLAVRFLLTKIGIA; encoded by the coding sequence ATGCCAGTCAAGTACGTTCGATATGCAAGAGAGATGGGTCCCGCGTGGATCATCAGCGCAGTTGCCTGTGGGCCAGCGACATTAGCCAGCGTGGCCATTGCCGGTGTCAGCTATGGGTACCAGCTGCTGTGGGTAGTGATCCTCAGTGCGGTATTCGGCACCACCGCACAGTATCTGGCAGCCAGGGTAGGCATCCTTGAAGGTCAGGGGATTATTGCCGCAACGGAAAAACATCTGGGGAAACGCTGGGCATGGGTGCTCACCGTAGACGCGCTGCTGGCAACCTGGCTGGCGGCCATGGTGCTCATGAGCGCGCTGTCGGGCATCACCTCTCTGGTTACCGGCGTGGACACCCCATTTTGGGGCATGTTGTACGGCATACTGATCTCGGTATTTCTGGTGCGCAAGGGATACCGGAAATTTGAAACGCTCTGTAAAATTCTGGTGATCTTTGTCGTTGCCTGTTTTGTGGCCACGCTCTTTATGGCGGAACTCTCTCTGCCTGGCATTGTTCAGGGGCTTCGTCCCAATCTCCCCGGGGGGCTCAACGCGGCCATGATGATGGCGGCTATCATGGGCGGAGCCGTTCATGTCACCATTATCGGCATGCATACGTACAATACCAATGCCAGGGGCTGGAAACAAAGCGAGCTTTCGCTGGCCCGGTTCGACACCTTTACCTCCATGGGCCTGGCCCTCGGTCTCTACAGTGTGGCCATTTTTCTGGTGGCGGCAGCGGTTCTCCATCCCAACGGCATAGCGGTAACCAGTGCCACGGACGCGGCCCTGGCCCTCAAGCCATTTCTGGGGGACAATGCGATGAAGATTTTCATGATCGGGTTGTGGTGCGCCACCTTGACCACCCTCTCTCCCACCTTTATGGCCGGGGCCTATTTTATCTCGGACAAGATGGGATGGGAGCTGGATGTCAGGGACAAGCGCTTTGCGGCCGCCATAATAGCAGGCTGCCTGGTCAGCATGCTCGGCCCTTTCGTAAAGGGCGGCTTTTTCCTGCTCCTGCCCCTGATGCTGGCTTTAGGCCTTACCGGCACCCCTCTGATCATTGCGATCATTCTCTACCTCTTGAACAGGTCTGACGTCAGCCTGCGAAATTCAGCACTGCTGAACCTGATGGGCGGCCTCACCCTGCTGGTCACCTCATTTCTGGCGGTACGGTTTCTGCTTACCAAAATCGGGATCGCATGA
- a CDS encoding GNAT family N-acetyltransferase, giving the protein MITRRYGHLFPGRACAGNYRIAHSKGPAADRLAIRPYPQELEEIVVLLDATQLLLRPIRPEDERGLQDIVSSLPPEDVRMRFLHPMRTLPHELAARFTQIDYDREVALVIEGVDNQGCRLLYSGVRISADPDNERAEFAILLRREMTGSGLGPLLLGRIIDYARNRGTATLYGEVLSDNILMLRLAAAFGFTTKPVSDDPGLRLLELRL; this is encoded by the coding sequence TTGATTACCAGACGCTACGGGCATCTTTTTCCTGGGAGAGCATGCGCGGGGAACTACCGGATCGCCCACAGCAAAGGGCCGGCCGCCGATCGCCTGGCGATTCGTCCCTATCCGCAGGAACTTGAGGAAATCGTTGTTCTTCTGGATGCAACCCAGCTGCTCCTGCGACCAATCCGGCCGGAGGATGAGCGTGGCCTCCAGGATATCGTTTCCTCACTGCCCCCTGAAGATGTGCGGATGCGTTTCCTGCATCCCATGCGAACCCTGCCCCATGAGCTGGCGGCCCGGTTCACCCAGATCGATTACGACCGGGAGGTGGCTCTGGTTATCGAAGGAGTCGACAATCAGGGGTGCAGACTCCTCTATAGCGGCGTGAGAATAAGTGCAGACCCGGACAACGAGAGGGCGGAATTTGCGATACTCCTGAGAAGGGAAATGACGGGCAGCGGTCTCGGTCCCTTACTGCTGGGGCGGATTATCGACTATGCCCGCAACCGTGGCACAGCCACCCTCTACGGTGAAGTGCTCAGCGACAATATCCTGATGTTGCGCCTTGCTGCGGCATTTGGTTTTACCACAAAGCCGGTCAGCGATGATCCAGGTCTCAGGCTACTGGAACTACGGCTGTGA
- the gltS gene encoding sodium/glutamate symporter yields MEFVDGVLLIKSFLTVTIGIVILFLGKRLNDAVEVLREYSIPEPVTGGLICSVLIAVVYLATGVEIEFDLAARDVLLVYFFTTIGINSSLKDLLNGGKPLIILLVITIGYMFVQNITGLSVAKFFSLQSQVGLLGGSISLIGGHGTAIAWAPRVAEGYAISNAMEIGIACATFGLILASLMGGPIGKLLITRYNLKPAVQEAMDVGVSDENKADEKIDYLAFLDSVLAIHVCIIFGLILNEAIGKAGLQLPLFVTCLFAGIIITNCIPESFPRWSGTRWPSRKPSIALLADISLGTFLAMSLMSMQLWTLVDLAGPILAILAAQLLVAVLVTLFIVFPAMGKTYDAAVVCAGFGGISLGSTPTAMANMSSVSKRYGPSHLAFVIVPLVCAFFIDLVNAVMIPFFLSNF; encoded by the coding sequence ATGGAATTCGTCGACGGGGTTTTGTTAATAAAATCATTTCTGACGGTTACAATCGGTATTGTCATATTGTTTCTGGGTAAACGGTTAAACGATGCTGTGGAAGTCCTGCGGGAATACAGTATTCCCGAGCCGGTCACAGGAGGCCTGATCTGTTCTGTGTTGATAGCAGTCGTCTATCTGGCGACAGGGGTGGAAATTGAGTTTGACCTGGCGGCACGGGACGTCCTGCTGGTCTATTTTTTTACGACCATAGGTATAAATTCGAGTCTGAAAGATCTGCTTAACGGTGGTAAGCCGCTCATCATCCTCCTGGTCATAACCATCGGGTACATGTTTGTACAAAATATCACCGGTCTCAGCGTGGCGAAATTCTTTAGCTTGCAGTCCCAGGTTGGCTTGCTGGGTGGATCTATCTCCCTTATTGGCGGGCATGGCACCGCTATTGCCTGGGCGCCGCGGGTGGCGGAGGGTTATGCAATATCCAATGCCATGGAAATCGGCATTGCCTGTGCCACTTTCGGCTTAATACTGGCAAGTCTCATGGGAGGCCCGATCGGTAAGTTGCTTATTACCCGCTATAACCTCAAGCCGGCAGTGCAGGAGGCAATGGATGTCGGGGTGTCAGATGAAAACAAAGCTGATGAGAAGATAGACTATCTGGCATTTCTCGATTCGGTGCTGGCAATTCATGTGTGTATTATCTTCGGCTTGATCCTCAATGAAGCCATAGGTAAAGCGGGCCTGCAATTGCCTCTCTTTGTCACCTGTCTTTTCGCGGGTATCATCATCACGAATTGTATACCGGAATCATTCCCGAGGTGGTCGGGGACCAGATGGCCAAGCAGAAAACCCTCCATCGCCCTGCTTGCAGATATTTCTCTTGGCACATTTTTAGCCATGTCACTGATGAGTATGCAATTATGGACTTTGGTCGATTTAGCCGGACCGATATTAGCCATTCTGGCTGCGCAATTACTGGTTGCAGTGCTGGTTACTCTTTTCATCGTTTTCCCGGCAATGGGCAAAACATATGATGCCGCTGTCGTCTGTGCGGGTTTTGGCGGTATTTCTCTCGGCTCGACTCCAACCGCAATGGCAAATATGTCCTCGGTTTCAAAGCGTTATGGCCCGTCTCATTTGGCTTTTGTCATTGTGCCGCTGGTATGCGCATTCTTTATAGATCTTGTGAACGCGGTGATGATTCCGTTCTTTTTATCAAACTTTTAG
- a CDS encoding universal stress protein yields the protein MARSLYLAYDGSISGDWVARYALRMAGEVPDRRLLLVHIQDGSMRAERLEAKLQHIASEGRALDVELSVQIRRLTQNVLTSLLEVIPAGDDVYCICGARATSRGKGFLAGTVSQRLLRARKFNTLALRVVDPGLLGRPGNVMFPLGGHPRGFQAAMPFLQLLAPSIHTLTLLRIMTVNTLLFRYLTIARARDFLHKGNLYLRQVMEEIVAATDSPSFRFDDHVVLSDDWPKEILIQAARLHARLVLLGASDRFLQSRFYYGNRLEQILRESPCDVGIYRKI from the coding sequence ATGGCCCGTTCGTTATATCTGGCATACGATGGTTCAATCAGTGGTGACTGGGTGGCCAGGTACGCACTCAGGATGGCCGGTGAGGTGCCGGACAGGCGGTTGCTGCTTGTCCACATCCAGGATGGTTCCATGCGCGCCGAGCGGTTGGAGGCGAAGCTGCAGCATATTGCCAGTGAAGGGCGGGCACTGGATGTGGAGCTGTCTGTCCAGATCCGGCGCTTAACGCAGAATGTGCTGACGAGCCTGCTCGAAGTGATCCCAGCCGGGGATGACGTCTATTGCATTTGCGGCGCCCGGGCCACTTCCAGGGGGAAAGGGTTTCTGGCGGGAACGGTCTCGCAGAGGCTGTTGAGAGCGAGGAAGTTCAACACCCTGGCACTGCGGGTCGTTGATCCGGGGCTGCTGGGTCGCCCGGGAAATGTCATGTTTCCCCTCGGCGGACACCCCAGGGGATTTCAGGCGGCGATGCCGTTTCTCCAGCTGCTGGCTCCCTCTATCCACACGCTGACCCTGTTGCGGATCATGACGGTAAACACGCTGCTGTTCAGGTATCTGACCATCGCCAGGGCGCGAGATTTTTTGCATAAGGGCAATCTGTATCTCCGGCAGGTCATGGAAGAGATCGTGGCGGCCACAGATTCACCGAGCTTTCGCTTCGATGATCATGTGGTGTTGTCCGACGACTGGCCCAAGGAAATTCTCATCCAGGCCGCCAGGCTGCATGCCAGACTCGTCCTGCTCGGAGCCAGTGACAGGTTTTTGCAATCCCGGTTTTACTATGGTAACCGGCTTGAGCAGATCCTGCGTGAATCGCCCTGTGATGTTGGGATTTACAGGAAAATATGA
- a CDS encoding sulfite exporter TauE/SafE family protein translates to MSYTDIIIIAFAVFGSAVIKNGVGVGAGIFLLPFLALVLPAKVALGLGAPAMLISDIIGVRNYWGEWDKKELLILMPFAALGVLLGSYLVVITPDTVFKHGVGVFALLFASHQIVKTIRIRYFNPAETKTGTSIERMQSRTYTVLFGFLGGIASTVAHAGGLMMSVYMLQKRSNPRTFVGTLVLFFALINLFKIFAYSGIGIITDQVLILVLAFSPIIIIGGVLGNALNKRVSQELFRLIVLTLIFLIGLRLLWLA, encoded by the coding sequence ATGAGCTACACTGACATTATTATTATTGCGTTTGCAGTTTTCGGTTCTGCAGTCATAAAGAATGGTGTCGGTGTAGGTGCCGGAATCTTTCTTCTTCCTTTCCTTGCCCTTGTGCTGCCGGCAAAAGTTGCTCTAGGACTTGGTGCACCGGCCATGTTGATTTCTGATATTATAGGTGTCCGGAATTATTGGGGGGAGTGGGATAAAAAGGAGCTGCTGATATTGATGCCGTTTGCTGCTCTCGGTGTTCTGCTGGGTAGTTACCTTGTGGTAATTACTCCGGACACTGTTTTCAAGCATGGGGTTGGAGTCTTTGCCCTGCTATTTGCATCCCATCAAATCGTAAAAACAATCAGAATCCGGTATTTCAATCCTGCTGAAACGAAAACAGGAACGTCCATAGAGAGAATGCAGAGTCGGACCTATACGGTTTTGTTTGGCTTTCTAGGCGGAATTGCCAGCACCGTGGCTCACGCAGGTGGCCTTATGATGTCAGTATATATGCTGCAGAAAAGGTCAAACCCGAGAACTTTTGTAGGCACGCTGGTCCTTTTTTTCGCCCTGATCAATCTGTTCAAAATCTTTGCTTACTCAGGGATTGGAATTATCACTGACCAGGTTTTAATCCTTGTTCTGGCATTTTCTCCAATAATTATTATCGGAGGTGTATTGGGAAACGCTCTAAATAAAAGAGTGTCGCAGGAACTTTTTCGCCTAATTGTTCTTACACTAATATTTTTAATCGGTTTACGACTTTTATGGCTTGCATGA